Sequence from the Sciurus carolinensis chromosome 1, mSciCar1.2, whole genome shotgun sequence genome:
aacttactgagaccctgtctcaaaatttaaaaataactaaataaacagggctaaggatatagctcagtggtacagtaccccaCATGCAAAACAATCATGcaaaaattcattacatggacaTTTCAGGCCCTGAAAGAGTGCCTGAAAGGGGCTTCTCCAACAGGGatttgaacttagggacacttaatccctgagccccaaccccagtcattattattagtagtagtagtagtaccatcatcatcatcattattttgagatagggtctcactaaattgcttaggaacttgctaaattgctgggctagccttgaatttgctgtcctcctgcctcagcctcctgagttgctgtgattacaggtatgtccAACCATGCCTCCCTCTTTTTTTAGTCTTAATGATTACTATTACTTCCTTCAAACATCATCTCCTCCAGGAAACTGCCTTCGATACTCCTTTCCGATGCAAATCATCTTGATCTCTTATCATATCCTTACTCATCTAGGAACCACTGTCCTTTATCTTTGCAACCAGTGTCCAGTACAATAACCCATAATGAGTGCTCTTTCTAGTGGATAAAAGGAGGAGTTTGCTGGGCTAGCAGGATCTCACTCCTTTAGAGGATTGTTATTATTGccatagtttttctttccttttcctattatcTTCAGTCGGGGGTCACCCTCTGACCTTTTATATATAAGGTGGTCCtctaaatgtttcctttcttctctctgctaatCTCCAACCTTCCCATTCATCCTAATAGTCCTGGGTTAGCTTCTGTCTCCTCTGAAACATTCCTTAACCTCCTCAGCCAGAAATTATCCTTAATCATGAACACTTAATAATGCAACTCATTTGGTGTCATATGGTTATTTCTACATAATATAAGGTGTAATTAAACATTTATATTGGAAGCAGGTatagtggcacaagcctataatcctggctatttgagaggttgaggcaagaggattgcaagttcaagggtagcctagacaatttagcaaaatctaaaaataaaaataaaattaaaaaaatatttttcgttgtagatggacacaatgcctttattttgtttatttagttttttatgtggtgctgaggattgaacccagtgcctcacacaagttaggcaagcgttctaccactgagccacaaccccagcccctacttatttatttttatttactttcttccccccagcccttttttatttttttttatttcttaaaaatatttttagttttcaatgaacatttatttatttatttacttacttatatgcagtgctgagatgcaaactcagtgcctcacacatgctaggcaagcactctaccactgagatacaccccagtccccctttctcattttttattttggaacagggtctcactaagttgcttaggccttacTAACTTGCtaaaactggccttgaatttgagaaccttctgcctcagcttcctgagttgctgggattacaggtatgtgccaccacgaCTTGTttactgttctttcttttcctgtcctttGACCTGATCAGTTTAGGCTACTTTTTCCATTAGAAGGCAGCCAGGAACTACTGATCAAAATCACAAAACCATGTTGATTGGGTTTACTACAATATCATACTATCTAATCTCAGATAGATCTTTCTTGCTATTTgaatttattgattcattcattcattcattcactcattcattctatatcagtggtccactttatattttgaatatagcccttgctgctctgctattgcaacttatttttaaaatggacctgtttcttcctctctctctctctctctctctctctctctctctctctctctccctctcttctcttcctcctcctcttccctaatctctcccacttcctaatctcaggggacACAGGATTACCTTTTTTACCATCCTagacagagttatctgtccttgagcactcACCCACCATAGGAAGATAGTAATCCAGATTTGGGGAATGGCACCAGATGATCTCAGAAAAgactatttcccaaattaacaagtgattTACAACTCCAGCATAGAACACGTGGAAGGCAGCCTTTgaatcaaactttttaaaagtcccctgttctgctgatgggcagaatcacagcctctgggacagaagtcccctacatttctcctttgctagcaaagcaaataaacctttttcctcctgctcaaaaccatgtcctcattatcaGATTGACACTGGGAACAAAGACCTAGTTTTCAGTAACAAttctagagattaaacccaggggcacttgtcacttagctttttcttttctataggaCTCTTTCTAATAGCAATTGTTCCTAAATAACTCATTcctatagttttttaaaaattttggtactggagattgaacccacaggctctttaccactgaactacatcccaagccctttttattttttattttgagacagggttttgctaaattgctcatggtctcgctaaattgctgagactgaccttgaatttgaatcactgggattatggtaTGCCACTGAGCATGGCTATCCTcacaattgttattttttaactggagattgaacccagaagcactctacTGTTgtcaaaagctcagtccttgtccgggattccaatccaataatgaggacacagttttgagaaaaaggaaaaaggtttattgctttgctaacaaaggagaaacacaggggactcctgtcccagaggctgattctgcccatcagcaggaactgggggcttttaaagaggtgagttaaaggctacattccacatgtctggagttttaatttatttgttaatttgtgACATAAGTCATTTCTAAGATCTTGTGGTACCATCCCCAAAATCTGGGTTACTTATGAttggtgtgtactcagggacagataactctgttTAGGATGGGtgagaaaggtaatcctgttttccctgagattagggagcCGGAGAGATCAAGGAGgagcagaaagagaggaagagaaagaaacatatccattttaaaaataatttgtggggctggggttgtgactcagtgttagagcacttgcctggatgtgtgaggcattgggttcaattctcagcaccacatacaaataaataaataaatgtcatcaacaactaaaagaaatatgtataaataaaaaaaataataatttgcattGGCAGaacagcaagggttatattcaaagcacaaagtggaccactgttacactaccactgagctacacctccattcctttttaaaaacatatatttttattatgtttttatttttgagggggtatcaggaattgaactcaggggcactcgaccactaatccacatcccaagccctattttgtattttatttagagacagagtctcactgatcTGTTGCTTAgtggcaccttgcttttgctgaggccggctttgaactggagatccacctgcctcagccttctgagccactgggattataggcatgagccaccacacgtggctttttttttttttttttaattttgagatagggtctcactaaattatttaGGGCCTCAATgacttgctgaagctggcctttaacttgtaatcctcctgcctcagcctcccaagtcactgggattacagtaatGCACCCAAGCCCTGCCCCCACaattgttgttctcaaaagatTGCTCTACATAGGAAAACAAGACCATTCAATGTGACTTCCCTGCATTTTTAGTCACTTAAAAACCTCCCAGTATATTTCTTTCCCACTCTTTCTTTAGAGTTGGCAACTCAACctgtttccctctctccctcttgacTTACCTATCCAATGACCTCTCagactttaattattttgatatcTCCTCTTTAAAGtagatacattttcatttttagtttttttctctcaatcagctcatttttctgaaaacatCCTTCAGTCCTGTctaagcccccccccccccaaaaaaaatctgcTGCCTTCAAAGCATTGGCCCAattcctttctttgcttcccccccaccccccactgtagtgctggggatcaaagtaCTCTACCCCTCAGCTACATACTCAGCCTTTGATTTACTGTTCAATATTGCTTCCATCTCTTCATTCTTTAAcccctttgattgacctttcacCTCTCCCTTTTTTGAGGGGACATGATCTGGGGGTCAAACTtggagcctcacacatgctaggcaagccctctattGCTGagtggtttgttgttgttgttgttttttttttttttttcagtgctggggattgaacctagggccttgtgcttgctaagcaaacatctaccgactgagctatcttccccagccctctattGCTGAGTTTTATCCCCAGTCCTGTCTTCTCCATCTTTAAACTTCTGTGTCAATTAACACTGACAgcctcccttctttttcttcatttgctttcaatgcttttggggttttttgtttgtttgttttctttcctctccctagCACTCTGATCATTTGTCTTTGTGTCACTTGCCAACTTTTCCTAGGCTTCCTGTCTTGGGATCTTTTTTCAACTTTCTCCTTTGTGATCATATCTAtttctacaattttatttatattcattagcACAAAATAACCAAGCTGGGTGCAAACTTCATGGATCAGCAAAGCCTTTATTCAGCAGGGGAGTCATGCATCTGGTGGACACACTATCCtgatggaaaatgagccactgttCAAAGGAGGAATCTGAGCTTATATATGTTACACTGAGCGATAACTTAATTATTGACAGAGcatgtcagtttgggcactcagaaaacaggtttgtgagaatttgaaatttgtttttactgggcaatatttttacttgggGAAGGATGGAGAATCTGGGGTCAGCATCCAGTGCTTatcttatctctttcccttcaggatCCCATTGTACTGTCATGAGAAAGGATTTATTTGAAGGAAGATCAATGCTTTGGCCTCCTCCCAGAGACTACCATTTTAGGCTTGATGGATatctccttcccagggattgtcCTGTCACTAGGAAAGGATGTGTTGGGAAAGGACCAATGTTATCAATGTGTTGCCTTCTTCTCAGGCCACACTATTTTgtggtttgtcattttccatataaTATTTATGTGAGAAAGTCCAAAATTTATACACATTTAGCCTCTATTTTTCTCCCAAAGTCTACATCTACATTTCCTAGAACCCTAAAATTTTCGATATGGAAGAGATTGCAGAGGCCATGTATCCTAAGTCTTCATTGCCTGAGTATCTCCATCAAAAAGTCATGGTCTTTTAATGAATCAGTGCTTTCAAAACTGAGAACCTCATTTCCTCTTTGCTTCCAGTTCCATCCCAAATTAactcctttttaatttgtttctacGAATAATCACTTTGAGGCAAACAGCTTTTTTATGTTCAATCAACTGCTATCTTGTAGATCCCATTGTTGCAGACACACTCAATTACTGTTTTGTATTCCTAACCACAGTATTTCTAAGTTAAATTATTTCCCACCCAAAGTTTGCAGTAAAGTCCAGGCCAGGCTGCTTACTGCTTGgaattgtgaatattttcaaaattcattacaCCAAATTAGTCCTCCTAAAGGGCAGTTGTTTTGCCACTCTCTGGCTTAAAATGTCTTTCATTGATTATTGAACTATTCACAAGTTCTTTACCCTGGCATTCTAAACCCTCCTTGTTCtggcctcaattttttttttgtgacttcATACTATACCTGTGTCCTGGAAtacccttctttccttccttgtccTTACCTGTCAAATGCCTAAATTCTTTAAATCTCATTTCCCCCCACTTCAGTCCtgatggattgaactcaggggcactctaccactgaactacatccccagccctattttgtattttatgcagagacagggtcttgccaagttgcttagcacctcactttttaaaaaaatatatacctttattttgtttatttatgcagtgcggaggatggaatccagtgcctcacacgtgctaagcaggggctttaccactgagccacaaccccagtccagtaCCTCGCTTtatgctgagtctggctttgaagtCACCATCCTTctacttcagtctcccaagccacggggattacaggtgtatgccactgtgcccaacgaAAGCTCATTTTTAATACCACTTCTGTCAGGGAGTATTTTTTGGGACCCTAAACTGAATATGTACCTTCCTTTTAACCTctatagaacttaaaaaaaaaatttttttgttgttgtcaatgaacctttattttatttatttatatgtggtgcagagaactgaacccagtgcctcacatgccaGATAAGCACTCTGCAACTGattcacaactccagcccctctatAGAACTTTTAAACACTTTTATTGCTGTGCTCACCAGATTTTGCTTTATGATAATAAACTATGGTAATAATTTGTGTATTccagtgtttctcaaattattccattagCAGTGCacctaattatataaaaaaatgaactgGGAGCCCCAAAGCTGTCAGAAGAAgctgcctaaaaaattaaaatttgtgggTTGCAGCtcggagattgaggcaggaggatggtgagttccaagccagcctcagcaaaagtgaggggcCAAGATTCTCAGTGCAactccgtctctaaataaaatacaaaatagggcttgggaagggatgtggctcaggggttgagtggccccgagttcaatccacCATCCCCCGCAAAATTAAAACAGTGTGAACCTTGGGGTGTTACtgaccaatttttgtttttaatataaatatgccACACTTTAATTAACATTCCAGGAAGatgtttatttattaatcttGAGAATCTGTGTTACATGTGTCATACTCCAAAGCCTTTCCTCACCTCCACTAAACTTAAGCTTGCTAAAGGCAAGGACTGCCATATTGTTATATGTATCCTCTGAAAAACTAGTACAGTACCATCTACAGATGCAATCAAGATATTGTTTATGATTTTGGATATGTTATAGTATTAcctatatatgatatatacttttttttttttttttttttttttggtgctgggcctttcatgtgctaggcaagaactctgccactaagctacattccaagccctttctcaatttttattttgagacagtgtctcaaattACCCAAAttgacctcgaacttgcgatcctcctgtttCGCTTGCGGAGTAGGGATTATAGGCACCAGTCACCTTGCTCGGCACTAAATATTTAATGTACCTAGAACTTTGCTCCCAGTTTCAAGGAGTTTAATTCCATGGGATGGTCCAAAACGACTCCGGTTGGGATTCAGTTTCTCCATTCCACAGAATTAAGTGACATGTCGAAAACTGTTGAGTATCATTTCAAAGTCTCACTTTGGtctttaaactttatttctgGAGATCGATAATTTCCTGTTAACATTGTGTAAAGCTTAATTTTCGCCAATTGAGAATACAGTTTGACGTTCTGCAGTTTACTAAGCACCGGGTGACTGGAGCTGAAGGAAGTCTGAGCCCACCCAAGAAGCAAAAGTGCCGAAATAGCAGTCCTACCCCCAGATCCCCAACAGGCTTCCAATTGGGTCTTGTGGCTCACTCTCTTTCCAGGTTGGTGTTCCAGCTTGCCCGTCGCCTCCATAGACCCCGCCTTTAGCCAGTAACTATTGGTAAATCGTTACGTCATTGCCCCATCTATACCATTTTCATTGGCTCTCATAGGAAGGGGCGGTGGCAACGTCACGGGCAAGGGCCGCCATTTTGACTGAGCAACCATAGTGACAGGAGCTGAAACAGCAGCGCAGGTTGTCCCcgtttcccctcccccttcccttctccgGTTGACTTTCCGGGTCCCCTACACTCCACAGTCCCGGTTCCGTCATGTCCCAGAAACTAGAAGAAGAGAACCCTGCGGAGGAAACCGGCGAGGAGAAGCAGGTGAAAAGGCGCGGGGGTATGCGGGTGGGTGAGCCGGGGGCGAGTGATGGGGCGGGAGACAGTCTTCCACCAGTGCGGATTGGTCGCCATGGTCTCAGACTCTGCAGGGGTTGGTCAAATCTTGCGTCACGAAGGGCGAGTTTCAGTACGGCCTGCTGTTTTGGCGTTGGTTAGTTAGGTCCATTGTCAGTCAGTGCCATACCCTTTCTGATTGGCCAGTATTCCTTGGTCCCAAACCGTGGAAGCTCTGCTGTATTTGGTCGAGCTTGGGCAGGAGGCGGGTGTTTGGAAAGACCAGGTGAATGAAAAGGGGCTGGTGGTCCTGGATTATAATGTGTTGTTCGGTTAGTGGAGGTACATGACCCAGCTGCCAGACTGAGGCCCGCATCCGCAATCCGCAAAAAGATGCAAGTCGAGGTAAAGAAGTTTAGAAAGAATTAGCATGGGGGGCGGGGAAGAGTATTACCATGTCGAGTTCAGTTGGTAACTTTCTTAAGAGACCTGTTTTGACAGTTGGGGGTGGTCTGTCGTTCACCTTCAGTAAGGACCAAACAAGATTGAAGAGGACTAaccacgcttgtaatcccagcgactcaggaggatccaggccagcctgagcaatttaacaagaccctaagcaacttagctagaccctgtctcagaataaaaaataaaaaactaaggaTGTGGATGAGtgagtggttaagcgcccctgggttcaatccccagtataaggagaaaaaaaaaaaaaaaaaaaaaggaaaagagtactAAGttaaacctagaagaaatgatgAGAGTCTTTGTAAGACTTCCTCCATATTTCCAAGGCAGTGGGACTTAGTCCATCCATGATTCTGTGATGAAAACACTAGTGCTGGagtttgtattttacttataACATTTACTACTGGGCTCAAGTATTTATGAAATACACTTAGTGTTATAGCTAAGGGAAAATCCTCTAAAAAGAGCCACACattggggctggagatatggcttagtggtagagcgcttgcctggcatgtgtgagaccctgggttccattgtCAGCACTGTATATagataaataagttaaataaataaaagatccattgacaactaaaagaattaaatttaatttaaaaaaagagccaCACACTGActtcaagttcttttaaaatgtcactaAAGAGCAGCAGGGcacacagaaaaacaagatgaCAACAGTGAGAGCCTCTGCAGAGGCTTTTGATCTCTCGACATTTCCCCAACTTCATTACTTGCCCTGCTAAGTTAGgcattgctttttttccccctctttctgtttctattttttatttatttatttatttatttatttatttatttatttattttggtgaaaaCTGATGAGTACTAGTGAACCCactgtttcttaattttcttgaGGTTAAAAACAGTGCTGTTTTCATCTCTTTAACGTCACCTCCCTATCACAATATTTGTAGAAATGTTGAAGCAATGCTGTGCGGTTACTCAGGTAGAGATCTTTGGAGTAAGCCGCATAGCTAAGCCTTCTCCACAGGGAGATTTACCAGATGGGTTTCTTAGACTCTAAATAAGGAGAGACCATCTCAAAGACTCACCCCTTTGATTTCCCATTGGTCCTATAGGACAGCCTCCTCTCATCTTGTATCACCATACTGTTctctccagcttttttttttctttgtctttcatctGTGCTGAGTGAGCTCACTCTTATTCAAGTATTGTATTTAGACATTACCTTTAACCCAATACTCTCAGGTCACTAGGTTGGTTTCCTGGGTATAGTGTGAGAAGTAGCTTGTCTTCTCACTATACAGTCATCTTGAGCTTTAGCAGTTTGAACAAAGGTCTAGCTTTAAAAACAGAGTAGAGGCAGAGATAGCATGGTTATACCTGGGTGGATCTCTAGGAAAAGTTGATAGTGTAGGGTTATCAGATATTGGAAACAGTTGTTTCTTGGTCTTTAGTTTTATTTGActcatttgttttcttcaggACACACAAGAGAAAGAAGGTATTCTCCCTGAGAGAGCTGAGGAGGCAAAGCTAAAGGCCAAATATCCAAGCCTAGGACAAAAGCCTGGAGGCTCTGACTTCCTCATGAAGAGACTCCAGAAAGGGGTATGGAACACAATCTTTTACCCTCTTTCTTGGATCTAAAGGGGGTTCTATGGATGTTGTCTGTAGAGGTTCTATTGGTTGTTTTTCCCTGAGATTTTTGTCACTGGGGGGTAAAAGAGAGGAATTAGAAACGTCAAAAGAGAGCTGCTttggtggtatacacctataatcccagtgactcaggaggctgaggcagaaggattgcaagtttgaggccagcctcagcaacttagcaaggccttaagcaacttagtgagaccctgtctcaaaactcaaaaaaaaaggactggaaatgtgactcagtggtaaagcacacatGGATataaaatccccagtaccaaaaagaaaagaaacttcaaaagaggaaaaaaatatattgtacatACCTGATATAGTATCAGTTCCCTTCTGATCTCCTATATAGGA
This genomic interval carries:
- the Ensa gene encoding alpha-endosulfine, with the protein product MSQKLEEENPAEETGEEKQDTQEKEGILPERAEEAKLKAKYPSLGQKPGGSDFLMKRLQKGQKYFDSGDYNMAKAKMKNKQLPSAGPDKNLVTGDHIPTPQDLPQRKSSLVTSKLAGGQVE